The nucleotide sequence GTTGCGGGAAACACCGGCGTTATCCTGCAAAACCGCGGCGCGTATTTCTCGCTGGATCGCCAGCATCCCAATCGCCTCGAGCCCGGCAAGATCCCGCTGCATACGCTGATTGCCTCGATGGCCAAACGCGACGGCAGGCTCTGGAGCGTGCTCGGCTGCATGGGCGCGGATGGCCAGCCGCAAATCCAGATGCAGCTCTATTCGGCCATGATCGATTTCGGTCTCGACATCCAGGAAGCGATCGAGATGCCGCGGTTCCTGTCCGGCCGCTTCGCCCTCGGCGAGGCGCGCGACACGCTGCATATCGAGAGCCGCTTTCCCGAAGCTACGATCGGGGTGCTCGCGCAACGTGGTCACAGCATCAACCGCTGGGGCGCGTGGAACGAAATGGCCGGTCATGCGCACGGCATCACGATCGACCGACGGAATGGAATCTTGAGCGGCGGTTCCGATCCGCGCAGCGACGGGGCGGCGATCGGGTATTAGCACGAGCCTGTCATTGGCCCGCCTGTTTGTTTTGCGCTACCAATCCTTCGGATTGGAGTGACGCCAATGCCTCTATGGACGTGCGAACAATGTGGTGCCCAGTTTCCCGAAAGCGCTGAGCCGCCTGCGGTGTGTCCAGTCTGCGAGGACGAGCGGCAATATGTGAACTGGAAGGGCCAGGCGTGGCTCACTCGCGAGGAATTAACGAAACGCTACAAGCTCGTCTGGCGCGACGATCTCGGCATTCCTGGCATCAGCATGCAGCCGGGCTTTGCGATCGGACAACGCGCACTGTTGGTGCGGGAGGCGGACGGCTGCGTGATGTGGGATTGCGTGCCGCTGGTCACCCGTGAAGCCGTCGACTATGTCCGCTCGCTCGGCGGCCTGAAGGCGATCGCCGTCTCGCATCCGCATTACTATGGCGCGGTCGCCGACTGGAGCGAAGCGTTCGGCGGCGTGCCGGTCTATCTGCATGGCGATGATCGCGCCTTCGTCACGCGGCCGCATGCCGCCATCGTGCCGTGGACCGGCGACAGCCACAGGCTCTCTGATGACATCCTTCTGGTGCGAACCGGCGGACATTTCGCCGGCGGCACGGTGATGCATTGGCGCGCGGGTGCGGAGGGCAGGGGCGCACTGCTCACCGGCGACGTCGCGATGGTGGCGATGGATCGCCGTTCGCTCAGTTTTATGTACAGTTTTCCGAACTACATTCCACTCAATGCGCCGGCGGTGCGGCGGATCTGGGCTGCGGTCGAGCCGCTGGCCTTCGACCGCATCTATGGCGCATGGTGGGGCCGCAACATCGGCGACAATGCAAAGGCCGCCTTTGAGATGTCCGTCCGGCGGTATATCGCGGCGATCTCCGGCTGAGGAATACGGCACAACGCCCCACGGCAAGCGGTGTCGTCGATCATCGCGGGGGCGGGATGCGAGAAGTTGCTTGCTCCGCCAGCACGATGTCGGTCGGCCGGCTTCCCGCTAGCGGTTGCCGGCGCCAACCGCGGCTACGCCTCGCGGCATCGGCGCCGCCTTTCGCGCCGGCTGCGGCGGGATGGCGCCGCTTTTGGGTTCGTTGAGCCAGCCGGTGAGGCGCGACATCAATCCGGATTGTTCGGCCGTCCTCGGCTCCTGCACGAACGGATCGGTGTAGCACCTTGCGCCTGCGGCCTTTGCGATCCGCGCGACCGCATCGGTCATCGCCGGCGCGCCCGCAGTATAGACCACGTCGTCCGGCGACAGCCTTGGCAGATGATCGGTCGGCCTGCCGCTCTGAATCGCGTGCGAGATTTGCTGCGGCTCCGACACCATCGGGATCAGGGTGACGTTGGGAAACAGCGCCAGCCGGCACAGCGCCGCATGCATGTAGAGCGAGCGGATGCTGCGAGCCTGCACGATGAAGACCATTTCGCGCTGCGGCTGCTCCATGATCGCGGCGACCGCGACCGACCACATCGGAGCGAAGCCGGTACCGCTGGCGACGAGAACCGTGCGGCCGGGATGGCCTTGCCGGAAGAAGGCGCGGCCGAACGGTCCCATCAGCTTGACGCGGTGTCCGGGGCGGATTTCATGGCCGAGCGCCGAGGATACCTGGCCATCCGTAACCTTTCGGATGTGAAAGTGCAGCACGCGATCGTCGGGAGCGCCTTCCAGCGGAAAGGTCGGGCTGTAGGATCTTGCCGGGAATCCCTGAAACTGCAGCTTGCAATACTGGCCGGGAAGATAGTTGAGCGGCTTCGGCAATTCGATGTCGACGCCAACCACGTCAGGCGCGAGCTGAACGGTCTGCGCCACTTCCGCCGACAGCGCCACCGGTTCGGGAGCCGCCTCGATCGCAATCTCCAGATCGGAGACGATTCTCGCCTGGCAGGCATGAATCATCTCGTCGCCCCGGCTATGGCCGCCGAACACCGTGCCGTCGACGAGGCGCACGCGACAGGCCCCGCAAATTCCGGAGCGGCAATCGTGCGGAAGATCGACGCCGTTCATCAACGCCCAGTCGAGCAGAAGCTCGCCGCGATTCGCCAGAAACGGCTCGTCGTTGATCGTGACCTTGCAAATCTTTGACATTTATTCCACCTCGATACGAATGGGCCGGACGTGCCGCGTATGTCTGATCTGGCTGTGATCGAACGCGGCGACCCGCATGAAGACGCCGCTCTTGATCGGCACGTCAAACTGGCTTGTGGTGTCGAGCCG is from Bradyrhizobium sp. AZCC 2176 and encodes:
- a CDS encoding 2Fe-2S iron-sulfur cluster-binding protein, with amino-acid sequence MSKICKVTINDEPFLANRGELLLDWALMNGVDLPHDCRSGICGACRVRLVDGTVFGGHSRGDEMIHACQARIVSDLEIAIEAAPEPVALSAEVAQTVQLAPDVVGVDIELPKPLNYLPGQYCKLQFQGFPARSYSPTFPLEGAPDDRVLHFHIRKVTDGQVSSALGHEIRPGHRVKLMGPFGRAFFRQGHPGRTVLVASGTGFAPMWSVAVAAIMEQPQREMVFIVQARSIRSLYMHAALCRLALFPNVTLIPMVSEPQQISHAIQSGRPTDHLPRLSPDDVVYTAGAPAMTDAVARIAKAAGARCYTDPFVQEPRTAEQSGLMSRLTGWLNEPKSGAIPPQPARKAAPMPRGVAAVGAGNR
- a CDS encoding MBL fold metallo-hydrolase — protein: MPLWTCEQCGAQFPESAEPPAVCPVCEDERQYVNWKGQAWLTREELTKRYKLVWRDDLGIPGISMQPGFAIGQRALLVREADGCVMWDCVPLVTREAVDYVRSLGGLKAIAVSHPHYYGAVADWSEAFGGVPVYLHGDDRAFVTRPHAAIVPWTGDSHRLSDDILLVRTGGHFAGGTVMHWRAGAEGRGALLTGDVAMVAMDRRSLSFMYSFPNYIPLNAPAVRRIWAAVEPLAFDRIYGAWWGRNIGDNAKAAFEMSVRRYIAAISG